In the Pristis pectinata isolate sPriPec2 chromosome 35, sPriPec2.1.pri, whole genome shotgun sequence genome, one interval contains:
- the c35h19orf47 gene encoding uncharacterized protein C19orf47 homolog isoform X1 has product MVSVTLATSEWIQFFKDAGIPAGPAVNYAVSFVDNRIQKNMLMDLTKDIMNELGITAVGDVIAILKHAKVVYKQELAKVATESINPTHGNVHFELKRTAGSPASRMIANSLSRESPPSTPVRRPETTTSKISVTVANKLATKKAVLSRPADPGPDNSVKRRRVTAEMEGKYVINMPKGTTAKTKKILEQQATKALPRMSVFDRLGAETKADTTTGSKPTGVFSRLGEVVSQKESSDDDEAGSVLQYAGVLKRAPAASVQESPKLPLVTKERAAAVKAKAAATTIRQLAIPKGSGRTVPGKGAQTAGAAPTVRLQSAGQAKVSVRQRLGKPVPTEADTQDNKVTSTKSRGSPEFTVTIKNTARTPASTKVTSSTEGRLAQMDSTATVSVFERLGKKLK; this is encoded by the exons ATGGTGTCGGTGACTCTGG CCACGTCAGAGTGGATTCAGTTTTTCAAAGATGCCGGAATACCAGCGGGACCAGCTGTCAACTATGCTGTCAGCTTTGTGGATAACAG GATTCAGAAGAACATGCTCATGGACCTTACCAAAGACATCATGAATGAACTGGGCATCACAGCTGTTGGGGATGTTATTGCCATTCTGAAACATGCCAAAGTGGTTTACAAGCAG GAACTTGCTAAGGTGGCCACAGAGTCTATAAACCCGACTCATGGAAACGTGCATTTCGAATTAAAACGAACAGCTGGCTCAC CTGCCTCTCGAATGATTGCTAACAGCTTGAGCAGAGAATCCCCACCTTCTACCCCTGTGCGGAGGCCTGAAACAACCACTTCCAAAATATCCGTCACCGTGGCCAACAAACTTGCCACAAAGAAAGCAG TTCTTTCCAGACCAGCTGATCCCGGTCCAGACAATTCTGTGAAGCGACGGAGAGTGACTGCAGAAATGGAAGGTAAATACGTAATCAATATGCCAAAAGGGACAACAGCAAAAACTAAGAAAATCCTGGAACAGCAAGCCACGAAAG CTTTGCCAAGAATGTCAGTCTTTGATAGGCTCGGTGCAGAAACAAAAGCAGACACCACTACTGGGAGCAAG CCAACAGGGGTCTTCAGCCGCCTGGGTGAAGTCGTCAGTCAAAAGGAGAGCAGCGATGACGATGAAGCTGGTTCCGTGCTTCAGTACGCTGGAGTCTTGAAGAGAGCCCCGGCAGCATCCGTCCAGGAGAGCCCCAAGCTCCCGCTGGTAACCAAGGAGAGAGCCGCCGCTGTGAAAGCCAAGGCTGCGGCCACCACGATAAGGCAGCTGGCCATCCCGAAAGGCAGCGGCAGGACCGTGCCTGGCAAGGGCGCCCAGACCGCAGGCGCAGCGCCTACTGTCCGCCTGCAGTCAGCGGGACAAGCCAAGGTCAGTGTCAGGCAAAGGCTGGGGAAGCCCGTCCCCACTGAGGCCGACACACAGGACAACAAAGTCACCAGCACCAAAAGCCGCGGCAGCCCTGAGTTCACTGTGACCATCAAGAACACAGCACGGACTCCGGCCAGTACCAAAGTGACCAGCAGTACAGAAGGCCGGCTGGCTCAGATGGACTCCACGGCGACTGTCAGTGTGTTCGAACGGCTGGGGAAGAAGCTGAAGTAA
- the c35h19orf47 gene encoding uncharacterized protein C19orf47 homolog isoform X2 — protein sequence MVSVTLATSEWIQFFKDAGIPAGPAVNYAVSFVDNRIQKNMLMDLTKDIMNELGITAVGDVIAILKHAKVVYKQELAKVATESINPTHGNVHFELKRTAGSPASRMIANSLSRESPPSTPVRRPETTTSKISVTVANKLATKKAVLSRPADPGPDNSVKRRRVTAEMEALPRMSVFDRLGAETKADTTTGSKPTGVFSRLGEVVSQKESSDDDEAGSVLQYAGVLKRAPAASVQESPKLPLVTKERAAAVKAKAAATTIRQLAIPKGSGRTVPGKGAQTAGAAPTVRLQSAGQAKVSVRQRLGKPVPTEADTQDNKVTSTKSRGSPEFTVTIKNTARTPASTKVTSSTEGRLAQMDSTATVSVFERLGKKLK from the exons ATGGTGTCGGTGACTCTGG CCACGTCAGAGTGGATTCAGTTTTTCAAAGATGCCGGAATACCAGCGGGACCAGCTGTCAACTATGCTGTCAGCTTTGTGGATAACAG GATTCAGAAGAACATGCTCATGGACCTTACCAAAGACATCATGAATGAACTGGGCATCACAGCTGTTGGGGATGTTATTGCCATTCTGAAACATGCCAAAGTGGTTTACAAGCAG GAACTTGCTAAGGTGGCCACAGAGTCTATAAACCCGACTCATGGAAACGTGCATTTCGAATTAAAACGAACAGCTGGCTCAC CTGCCTCTCGAATGATTGCTAACAGCTTGAGCAGAGAATCCCCACCTTCTACCCCTGTGCGGAGGCCTGAAACAACCACTTCCAAAATATCCGTCACCGTGGCCAACAAACTTGCCACAAAGAAAGCAG TTCTTTCCAGACCAGCTGATCCCGGTCCAGACAATTCTGTGAAGCGACGGAGAGTGACTGCAGAAATGGAAG CTTTGCCAAGAATGTCAGTCTTTGATAGGCTCGGTGCAGAAACAAAAGCAGACACCACTACTGGGAGCAAG CCAACAGGGGTCTTCAGCCGCCTGGGTGAAGTCGTCAGTCAAAAGGAGAGCAGCGATGACGATGAAGCTGGTTCCGTGCTTCAGTACGCTGGAGTCTTGAAGAGAGCCCCGGCAGCATCCGTCCAGGAGAGCCCCAAGCTCCCGCTGGTAACCAAGGAGAGAGCCGCCGCTGTGAAAGCCAAGGCTGCGGCCACCACGATAAGGCAGCTGGCCATCCCGAAAGGCAGCGGCAGGACCGTGCCTGGCAAGGGCGCCCAGACCGCAGGCGCAGCGCCTACTGTCCGCCTGCAGTCAGCGGGACAAGCCAAGGTCAGTGTCAGGCAAAGGCTGGGGAAGCCCGTCCCCACTGAGGCCGACACACAGGACAACAAAGTCACCAGCACCAAAAGCCGCGGCAGCCCTGAGTTCACTGTGACCATCAAGAACACAGCACGGACTCCGGCCAGTACCAAAGTGACCAGCAGTACAGAAGGCCGGCTGGCTCAGATGGACTCCACGGCGACTGTCAGTGTGTTCGAACGGCTGGGGAAGAAGCTGAAGTAA